A window of the Tunturibacter empetritectus genome harbors these coding sequences:
- a CDS encoding metallophosphoesterase family protein, which yields MNSTSRRQFLTMLGATSLSAAVAPSLLAASASAGGQVREPFTFLFVTDAHLQPELNGVVGTDMAFKKARGVKADFAINGGDHVFDALAVPKQRALTLFDLYDKTEQDLGVKVYHTVGNHDVLGIYPASGIAQDDPLYGKKLFEQRFGKLYYSFDHKGHHFIVLDSIGITPDRAYEGRIDAAQLQWLTADLAVLAPGTPVIVSVHIPLVTAIAAYMPELAVAPPHHGLSVANASQVLDLFAGHNVLGVLQGHTHVNEVVQWKGVPYITSGAVCGNWWHGTRLGTPEGFTIVTVADNKLTTHYEPSGFQSVAPQNT from the coding sequence GTGAACTCGACCAGCCGCAGACAGTTTCTCACGATGCTTGGCGCCACTAGCCTCTCGGCAGCCGTTGCGCCTTCGCTTCTTGCTGCATCAGCGTCTGCCGGTGGGCAGGTTCGCGAGCCGTTCACTTTTCTGTTCGTTACCGATGCGCATCTTCAGCCTGAACTGAATGGCGTTGTCGGTACGGATATGGCCTTCAAGAAGGCCCGCGGGGTCAAAGCCGACTTTGCCATCAATGGGGGCGATCACGTCTTCGATGCGCTCGCCGTGCCGAAGCAGCGTGCGCTGACCCTGTTCGACCTCTACGACAAGACCGAACAGGATCTGGGCGTGAAGGTTTACCACACCGTCGGCAATCACGACGTTCTCGGTATCTACCCGGCCAGTGGTATCGCGCAGGACGATCCGCTCTACGGCAAAAAGCTCTTTGAGCAGCGCTTCGGCAAGCTGTACTACTCCTTCGACCACAAGGGCCATCACTTCATCGTGCTGGACTCGATCGGCATCACGCCGGATCGCGCCTACGAGGGCCGCATTGACGCGGCACAGTTGCAGTGGCTGACGGCCGATCTTGCTGTGCTCGCGCCGGGCACACCGGTCATCGTCTCGGTTCATATTCCTCTCGTCACAGCGATCGCGGCATACATGCCCGAACTAGCGGTTGCGCCGCCTCACCACGGCCTGAGTGTCGCCAATGCGAGCCAGGTGCTTGATCTCTTCGCGGGACATAATGTGCTGGGCGTTCTGCAGGGGCATACCCATGTCAACGAAGTGGTTCAGTGGAAGGGCGTGCCGTACATCACGAGTGGAGCGGTGTGCGGCAACTGGTGGCATGGCACGCGTCTGGGCACGCCGGAGGGCTTTACGATCGTCACCGTCGCAGACAATAAGCTGACCACGCACTATGAGCCTTCGGGCTTTCAGTCGGTCGCTCCGCAGAACACCTAA
- a CDS encoding HPF/RaiA family ribosome-associated protein, giving the protein MKVQVNSDKTIDVDASLTGFVEGEVSRVLDRFAKRLTRVEVHLADVDNKKTGKADKRCLVEVRPAGDKPVSANAVAMTTESAVGAALGKMQRLLTTFFGRRGRAAEEVSGDVPHAEEAAPVLAAKKAAARKTVAKTGKKVAAKKAAAKKAAAKKPTKLSPRGPKKKLIFQARRRSQPSR; this is encoded by the coding sequence ATGAAGGTTCAGGTCAATAGCGACAAGACAATTGACGTAGACGCGAGTTTGACGGGTTTTGTCGAAGGGGAGGTGAGCCGTGTCCTGGACCGGTTTGCCAAGAGGCTTACGCGAGTCGAGGTCCATCTCGCTGATGTGGATAACAAAAAGACTGGTAAAGCGGACAAACGCTGCCTGGTTGAGGTTCGCCCCGCCGGGGACAAGCCGGTGAGCGCGAACGCAGTCGCTATGACGACGGAGTCCGCAGTTGGGGCGGCCCTGGGAAAGATGCAGCGATTGTTGACCACCTTCTTCGGACGGAGGGGAAGGGCTGCGGAGGAGGTCTCCGGGGATGTTCCGCACGCCGAAGAGGCCGCACCAGTTCTGGCGGCCAAAAAAGCGGCGGCTAGAAAGACTGTTGCCAAAACAGGCAAGAAGGTCGCGGCAAAGAAGGCCGCAGCGAAGAAGGCTGCCGCGAAGAAGCCGACCAAGCTCAGTCCTCGAGGTCCAAAGAAAAAGTTGATCTTCCAGGCCCGGCGGAGGTCTCAACCCTCCCGGTAG